The nucleotide sequence CGCAGGTGCCATTATTTCCGGCGGTAAAGGAACAGCTGCAGAGAAAATCAAAGCAATGAATGCAGCGGGTATTGAAGTAGCTCCGACGCCTTCTGTAATCGGTGAAACACTGATTAAAGTAATCAAAGAAAAAGGCTTGTACGAAGCTTGTAAAACACATTAAAATGAAAGATGTAGCGGTCGCCTCGCTACATCTTTTTCGTATGTTTCCATATACGAGGTTCCGTGAACGGGTTATGATCCCGAATTCATTGGCAACACTATGTTTTGCACAATGCTTACCTCACACTTTAAAACTGCGGTCATCTGAATTTCTTCTATTAAAAAGGAGTGTTGAAATGACCAACCCAATAAATGAGCAATTATTGAAACTGCATTATATTCTTCCTCTCTCCTGGAATAAAGTCCTGAATTTATTGAAAATTACAGATGATTTCGACGAAATATTGCATATTTCGCCAAAATTTTTAGCGGTCCAGCTAAATATAAAAGAAGAAAAAGCCTCACAGCTTATAAAACATTATAAAGAGCTCATACCAAGATCGATGGCAATTTATTATGGCCAACATAATATAACGGCAATTCCCTATACGAATCCTTTATATCCGGAACGCTTAAAACAGCTGTACGATGCACCTGCTGTCATATATGCAAAAGGTGATATTCAATTACTGAACAGACCGAAAGTGATTGCGGTCATTGGTTCAAGGGCAGCGACAAGCTATAGTGAAGATGTATTGAATTTCATTTTGCCTCCGTTAATTCGTGAGCAATATGTCATAGTTAGCGGTCTTGCAAAAGGGGCAGACCGACTTGCACATGAAGCAACAATCCGATATGGTGGGAAGACAATAGGTGTTTTAGGCCATGGCTTTTTCCATAGTTATCCGCCTCAAAATAAAGAGCTGAATGCATTTATGGCATGTGAGCATCTACTTGTAACAGAATATCCTCCTTATGTCGGTGTGCAAAAATGGCATTTTCCTGCACGAAACCGTATTATTAGCGGATTGAGCGAAGCGCTGGTCGTTACGGAAGCCGCACTGAAAAGCGGAACACTAATAACAACAGAGCTTGCTCTTGAACAAGGAAAAGATGTTTTTGCGGTGCCGGGAAATATTTTTAGCGAGCAGTCACGAGGGACAAATAAATTAATAAAAGAAGGGGCAATTCCAGTGTGGGATGGCTTTCAAATCTTAGAGGAAATCCGATTGTTTTCAAAATCACGTTGAAAAAAAGTTGCAATATTAGCCAATCTGTTATACATTTTGCAACAGGAAAAGCTTTGACATACATGGACAGCTTCATGTGAGTGAATATAAGAAAAATAACTATACCTCTATAAGGAGGACAACAGATGGCAGATTATTTAGTAATTGTTGAATCACCTGCAAAGGCGAAAACAATTGAACGATATTTAGGAAAAAAATATAAAGTAAAAGCTTCGATTGGACATGTACGTGATTTACCACGTAGTCAAATGGGAATCGATACCGAAAATAACTATGATCCAAAATATATTACGATTCGCGGTAAAGGTCCGGTACTTCAGGAACTGAAAACAGCGGCAAAAAAAGTGAAAAAGATTTATCTCGCAGCCGATCCAGACCGTGAAGGGGAAGCAATTGCCTGGCATTTAGCCACTGCTTTAAACGTTGATATTAATTCAGATTGCCGCGTCGTATTTAACGAGATTACGAAGGAAGCAATTTTAGAGAGCTTCAAGCACCCGCGACCAATTAATATGGATTTAGTCGATGCACAGCAAGCACGCCGTATTTTAGACCGTCTAGTAGGCTACAATATCAGTCCGATCCTTTGGAAAAAGGTTAAGAAGGGCTTATCGGCAGGACGTGTACAATCTGTTTCATTGCGTCTGATTATTGACCGTGAAAATGAAATTAAAAACTTCGAGCCGGAAGAATACTGGTCGATCGAAGCAAGCTTTGAAAAAAACAAAAAGCAATTCGATGCCTTTTATTACGGAAACGGCAAAGAAAAAATTAAATTAACAAATGAACAACAAGTAAAAGATATATTAAAAGGTGTAAAAGGCTCAGAGTTTGAAGTGATGAATGTTGTAAAAAAAGAGCGGAAGCGCAATGCGTCTCCGGCCTTTACGACTTCTTCACTTCAACAGGAAGCCGCACGTAAGTTAAACTTCCGCGCCAAGAAGACAATGATGCTTGCACAGCAGCTTTATGAAGGTATTGAGCTAAGCAAAAAAGAAGGTGCTGTCGGATTAATTACGTATATGCGTACCGACTCAACACGTATTTCTGATACAGCGAAAACAGAGGCGAAGTCATATATTGAAACAAAATACGGCAAAGATTTCATTGCCGGAGAGCAAAAACAGGCGAAAGCGAAGGCAAATGCACAGGATGCCCATGAAGCGATTCGTCCAACGAGTGCAATGCGAACACCAGAGGAGCTTAAAGCTATTTTAAGCCGTGACCAGCTGCGCTTGTACCGTTTAATATGGGA is from Solibacillus isronensis and encodes:
- the topA gene encoding type I DNA topoisomerase gives rise to the protein MADYLVIVESPAKAKTIERYLGKKYKVKASIGHVRDLPRSQMGIDTENNYDPKYITIRGKGPVLQELKTAAKKVKKIYLAADPDREGEAIAWHLATALNVDINSDCRVVFNEITKEAILESFKHPRPINMDLVDAQQARRILDRLVGYNISPILWKKVKKGLSAGRVQSVSLRLIIDRENEIKNFEPEEYWSIEASFEKNKKQFDAFYYGNGKEKIKLTNEQQVKDILKGVKGSEFEVMNVVKKERKRNASPAFTTSSLQQEAARKLNFRAKKTMMLAQQLYEGIELSKKEGAVGLITYMRTDSTRISDTAKTEAKSYIETKYGKDFIAGEQKQAKAKANAQDAHEAIRPTSAMRTPEELKAILSRDQLRLYRLIWERFIASQMAPAVLDTVTVDLQNNDVLFRANGSQVKFAGFMKLYIEGTDDQEEETNKLLPEMEIGDKVKSLEIEPKQHFTQPPPRYSEARLVKTLEELGIGRPSTYAPTLDTIQKRGYVQLDAKRFVPTELGEIVHQATLEFFPEIINIEFTAQMEHNLDEIEEGITQWVNVIDEFYKDFEPRVKYADEVMEKIEIKDEPAGEDCEKCGSPMVFKLGRYGKFMACSNFPDCRNTKAIVKPIDVKCPSCETGEIVERKSKTKRIFYGCNQYPECDFVSWDKPISRPCPKCSALLVEKKLKKGVQIQCTNSECDYEETPSQ
- the dprA gene encoding DNA-processing protein DprA, with amino-acid sequence MTNPINEQLLKLHYILPLSWNKVLNLLKITDDFDEILHISPKFLAVQLNIKEEKASQLIKHYKELIPRSMAIYYGQHNITAIPYTNPLYPERLKQLYDAPAVIYAKGDIQLLNRPKVIAVIGSRAATSYSEDVLNFILPPLIREQYVIVSGLAKGADRLAHEATIRYGGKTIGVLGHGFFHSYPPQNKELNAFMACEHLLVTEYPPYVGVQKWHFPARNRIISGLSEALVVTEAALKSGTLITTELALEQGKDVFAVPGNIFSEQSRGTNKLIKEGAIPVWDGFQILEEIRLFSKSR